One genomic segment of Elgaria multicarinata webbii isolate HBS135686 ecotype San Diego chromosome 9, rElgMul1.1.pri, whole genome shotgun sequence includes these proteins:
- the CDC42EP1 gene encoding cdc42 effector protein 1 — MSLGKLPVIGWVSSSHSKRRLKTELTPDMISPPLGDFRHTMHVGRGGDAFGDTSFLRNYGGEEAKPDNFFLRTLRHVRRSPLRNRGNRSKEEASPLPPAISPIIKNAVSLPQLNEAGYGRDGLGVTFAFKSTPNSFSDYGLESGFCTIPRIPRSEKTQESSQLAESALKRSDSLLSFRLDLGPSLMSELLHVISFSGDGSHSNREEEEREESPTPTNSDPQSPLHPKTTWAEDSLPHRPGSLQVNREGSKAAASFWGHSEASLPLGPSVCTNGDSRSIDLSQEGSPCSKEKNSRAEMGAVPKETQWQGRQNDCNMEAREFNRAAQVLACHYGARGLDRRLPQQEESRSQACWESLDASTWRLKVGVAELQQEHEAGWHQRVEEEEEEEEEEQEEEEEEEEEFYRNGATIAREGHSDSFEYVDEEEEDEVKV; from the exons ATGAGTCTTGGAAAGCTACCAGTGATTGGTTGGGTGTCCAGCTCCCACAGCAAGCGCCGCCTCAAAACAGAGCTGACGCCGGACATGATCAGCCCGCCTCTGGGGGACTTTCGCCACACCATGCACGTGGGGCGTGGCGGCGATGCCTTTGGGGACACCTCCTTCCTCAGGAACTATGGTGGAGAGGAAGCCAAGCCGGACAACTTCTTTCTTCGGACACTGCGACATGTGAGGAGGAGCCCGCTAAGGAACCGAGGCAACCGGAGCAAGGAGGAGGCCTCACCGCTGCCTCCGGCCATCTCGCCCATCATCAAGAACGCAGTGTCTCTGCCCCAGCTCAACGAGGCCGGCTACGGGAGAGATGGTTTAGGCGTCACATTTGCCTTCAAGAGCACCCCCAACAGCTTCTCTGACTACG GATTGGAGTCTGGATTCTGCACCATCCCCCGCATTCCTCGCTCGGAGAAGACTCAGGAAAGCTCCCAGCTTGCCGAATCGGCCCTGAAGCGCTCGGACTCTTTGCTGTCCTTCCGCCTTGACCTTGGCCCCTCCCTGATGAGCGAACTCCTCCACGTCATCAGCTTCTCTGGAGATGGCAGCCACAGcaacagggaagaggaggagcgagAGGAAAGCCCAACCCCCACCAACAGTGACCCTCAGTCGCCTCTTCACCCAAAGACCACCTGGGCGGAGGACTCTTTACCTCACAGACCAGGGTCTCTTCAGGTAAACCGGGAAGGAAGCAAAGCTGCGGCAAGCTTTTGGGGTCACTCTGAGGCGAGTTTGCCGTTGGGACCCTCGGTGTGTACCAATGGAGATTCTCGGTCCATAGACTTGTCTCAGGAAGGGTCGCCATGTTCGAAGGAAAAGAACTCCAGGGCTGAGATGGGGGCGGTGCCAAAGGAGACCCAGTGGCAAGGGCGCCAGAATGACTGCAACATGGAAGCGCGGGAATTCAACCGAGCAGCCCAGGTTTTAGCTTGCCATTATGGCGCGAGAGGTCTGGACCGCCGCCTGCCACAGCAAGAAGAGTCAAGGAGTCAAGCCTGCTGGGAAAGCCTTGATGCCAGCACGTGGCGCTTGAAAGTAGGGGTGGCAGAGCTGCAGCAGGAACACGAGGCTGGGTGGCACCAAAgagtggaggaagaagaggaggaggaggaagaagagcaggaggaggaagaagaggaggaggaggagttctaCAGAAATGGGGCAACCATTGCTAGAGAAGGGCACAGTGATTCCTTTGAATATgttgatgaggaagaggaagacgaaGTTAAGGTTTGA